aaataaatatataaagcagAGTAGTCTGTaacctaataataaaacaaacatattttgaaatatgtTGTAGTTTTAACTTACTCTTTGCATTTTAGTGGTTGAGGCATGGCATTGAATGCAGGTTTGGCATTTACAAGGTTATCATGAAATGAAAAGATTCCCCCAATTATAATGTCTCCATCCTTCGAAAACAGAGGCAATTCTGGTCTGCCTTGTAGCCTGCAAACAGGGTTCTCCGCCCCTGTTAATAAAGCAGTTAATACTACTGCGAggagtaacatttcaaaatgttctttCTCATCAGACTCATGAAAATTTGATTTCACGTGTTTAAATAGTATGTTGTGAAATCACCTGGGATGTAATTACTGAGTCAGTTCTCCGTCTCACCAGTGCATTCATTCTCAAAGTTAATTAAATTTCTGAATTAATCTGCCCCAGGAAAAAGAATAACTGAATATCAATCTATGTCTGAAACCAGTGAATCTGACttagtaattgttttattttttttctaacaatgTGAAAGCAGTAGCAAATTCACTGGACAGAAGCGAGGGCTGCGGGAAGAAAGAAACCTCGGGAATTGATAATAGGAGAGATGTACTTTGGGATTTAGATGAGTAAGGAaattccccttggctcgcggagagccACCTTCATGGTGAAACCGATACGATTGCTCTCCAAGGCTTGGAAGCAACCAATACTTCCCATAAGGGGAACCTAGAGGTGAGAAAAAGGGATGAATACAGGGTTAGGTAgatttggctgggggtccccttgTCTTGCTGAGAACCTTCCTGGAGGAGGACGAAGCCAGCCAcggctgggcttctaaggttgggaaatgagcttcacttacccccagaGGTGGAGCGGCAGTTGAAGAGGAGGAAAGCATAGTGGGGGAGgaagggagacagacagagagcaaGCGCAtagcttggggtttaaataggggtttaGCAAATGTTATTGGTAGAAAGGAAATAAGGGGTAGCCCTCACTTATGCCCCTCGAATAACACCCAAGGTAACAACAACAGGCTACTGAAATGTGGCTCAATACCAGTGCATCCCCACCCTGCCCTACCCCTGCCAATGTGAATCGCTTATCAAGTGAATTCACCAGAGTAGATCGTACAGTTCCAAGCCATGCCAGTTGACATATTTCTCATGGCGTGGCATTTTATATAATATGACAcctgttttctttattatttatttattttttacacacatatAGTTTTACATCTTTCTAGAGAACTGCTGTACATATAAAGTATTTAGAGAAACTTATTCATTTGTTAAGAGACTTTTCATCTATTGAAAATATCAGAATCTCACAGGGAATTGAAGCTGTGGTCATTCTATATAGAGAGGATAATTAGAAAGATATGGCACATTCCATATGCAGttttaaacagactttcaaaTGTAATCTATTACTATTAAACACCCAATAGTGCTATATACAGTTCCTGATTATGttgatttattaatatatatatttgtatagtacattattttgtattatattaatgtatttctcAGCTGCATACACTATTTTGCTTAGTAGCCTAACTAATGTCCTATTTGAAATGTACTATTTGGCCCACTACTACCATAAATGTGTTACTGTTAAGTAAATGCAGAGTAAATGTAAATGCTATAGTGTGCTTCAATATACAGCAGGGTTCCTCAATTGGCAGGGTTCCTCAATTGGCCTTCCTTTTGGCCTGTCAAGCATCAGCTGTActtcattacaaaagctgaaattgctGATACGCAAGATTGTAATGTCACCACTGTCTACAGGGTGTCTGTGTCCCCTAAcaagcgtttttttgtttttcttttggcaACCTAAACAGGAACAAGCCAGCTTTCTGATGAGATTTCATTTTGGCTGCGTCATAAATTTCTGCCTATTTAGCTTAGTGTTTGTGCGATTTGAAAACAGGTAtggagtaatattattttctttagtgcgtAGAAAcactgaatattcttacaaacattgctgcatatatgaaatatttttcaTTCAAATCCTACAAACTGTAAAAATATGTTAGtagcagtgtggcagggcaaaagccctgcaagtgtaaataatgtattgtattgttgtgtatgtatagtttaaaaatatatatatataataagtgtgcactagatatggtaggtttttgcagttgtacataaagttgtaaattttttaatttaagtttggcagggatggggttaaaaccaactctgccaaatccatgtgcggaatgtggctggggcttaattgactaattgatgatcaattaagaccagccacatggtataaaaaaggtgctggaaagccagttctttTGTTCTAGTTCCAGCAAGCATGTAGCCTCACtactgtgagtgagtgagtgagtgagtgagtgagtgagtgagtgagtgagtgagtgagtgagtgagtgagtgagtgagtgagtgagtgagtgagtgagtgagtgagtgagtgagtgagtgagtgagtgagtgagtgagtgagtgagtgaatttTGATCCCACCACAGTTTATGTTAGTATCTCAGAGAAGGttccggagcgggacctcccttttagtgggagcagcgctaagccagtgtttggcaaacttttgtttttagctgttttctcactgtattttgttttgcatttttggagCTCTTATTTTGATTCcactctgtctgtgtatgtccttgtgcactagggctatcattgctggtaccctagtggcggccacctgtcacaacattttgtttatttgaataaaacctggacgcctgagtggcATGGTcaactgcatccctctgtctctctctcatcattcagcagacacacacaactaaagtagcaggtactaagaccccctgttacaAGAAGTCACTCAACAACAGGGCATGTGTAAAGCATATTACAGAATTTGTAGCATCCACCAGTGCCTTGTAAAACCAGTCTAATCTGGCATCACATGGGAACAGACAATTCTGCCGGATAATACAATGTGCTGGTTTACAGACGTagctactgtaaaatataatactGTTCCTAGAAAAAAGGTATAAATGACAAACTTGGTATGATATAGTGcccattttatatttcatttatatattgtgttattgttttttaaatgtgaatcttCAAGCACACTGTAAAAGAGCAACTTTGAAGCTGTCTTTAAAAATGAACCTGCATTTCCTAATGTGGGGGCTACAACGCtagaatgaatgtgtttttataccatgTTAAAATGCCCCCATCCCCCTGCATGGCGGTCACATTACAGAAGCCACAATATCCCCATTTGTGCGGCTCCAttcatttttgttgtaataaCAACATTAATCCTGCTTTAGCTAAAGCAGAGCATAGAATTTAGATGTAATCTGCCCCCCATCCTCATATTTATAATCCCAAATAACTGTATTCTGTCTGTTTTCAATTCTTATTCAAACTTTTGTGAATTATTCAAACTCATGTTTTGCACTGTTCTATACATTGTAAAGTTGTAAATTTAATACAACAACTCAAATGATGTGAATGTTTAAAATTTCATATTTGAGGGCTGGCCAATGAAAAAACAGCTTGAAATATCCCAGttgtttacaatttaaaataactaACGATTTTAGAAGTAACATGATAATGAAACAACATCTGACATACATTAAGGATCACACAACTAACAACAGTATTACGACGGTTGAAAAAATGTTGGTAGAGAAGACAATCTAAGCAAACTTTATTCAGATCAGCTATTCATTTTGTTTAGCAAATATTTGACATATACAGTAAGTTCAGTGTAAAAGGGTGCTTTGACAGGTAGAAGCACTAGCAATGCTGTGCCTGTTTACTTTTTATTAATCACAAGACTTGGActattgctaaaaaataaaatgtattttcagtacCAAATCTAAACTAGGGTGCAAATGGATTATGATTACATTTCCTAATGTGTCAGTGTTTTGGGATCAATCAATGACATGTCCTAAAAAAGGAGTATAGGTGCATGACAAAAAGTGCACAGCATTTTTGGTGTTGCTGATTTGGAGAAAATTGGTTACCTGTCATTTGCTAAATAGGCCATTTTGTTCTATATGGacaaaacacttaaaacaaacTGTGTTAGATATTTATAATATTGTAAGCAATAGTGTTATAGACAAACCCTTACACTCATATTTATATTGTTAGTTTACTGTGTTCTGTCTGTTCCTAGCCAAACTTTTCTGAATTACTAACATtttattctgtatattttttacCTATACTATTGTGAATGTAATACAATTaactatatacattttttatatatttaggtTTTAGAATATAgcaatttattaaaaacaaaacaaaaaaagaacaaaattcTAGAATGAATTAAAGATTCATACTGTAGcatgtacttttatttttcaaagtgacTTGGAAGGCACTTTTCccatcaaatgtttttttgtattcttctcAGGTTTCAGTATTATAATGTAACATTTAGGAGCAAAAATACAGAAAAGTAAACCAAAAGTAGAAGCTAAAATAGCAAATATCTCAACAGCAACTGTGTACTTCCCAGGTGAACTGATGTAAGCCGGGATGAAAGTGATCCAAACTGCACAGAATATGAGCATGCTGAATGTAATATATTTAGCTTCATTAAAGTTATCTGGCAGCTTCCGGGCCAGAAAAGCGAGCACAAAGCACATGGCAGCAAGAAACCCAATATACCCTAACACAGCATAGAATGCTGCAGCAGAACCGAGGTCACATTCTAGAATGATTCTGTCTTTGTAGGAGCTCATGTTTTTATGAGGTAAAGGAGGGGACATAGCCAGCCAAAGAGTGCATGTTAAAGCCTGAATGAATGTGAATGCAAAAACACTTAACCGCTGCTGGACGGGCCCAAACCATTTCATCGTATTATTACCAGGAAGTGTAGATCTAAACACCATTAACACGACTATTGTTTTCCCCAGAACACAAGAGAGGCACAGGACAAATGTGATCCCAAAGGCAGTGTGGCGCAACATGCAGGACCACTCAGAGGGCTGGCCAATGAAAGTAAGTGCACAAAGGAAACACAGTGCTAATGAAAACAGAAGAAGGAAACTGAGTTCAGAGTTATTAGCTTTAACCATGGGGGTATCTCTGTAACGAAAGAACGCAATAGCTATAGCAGTGGTTAAACAGGCTCCAATCAATGAGAATGTCGCCAGCAATATTCCCATGAGTTCTCCAAATGATAGAAATTCAATGTCCTTTAAGATGCAGTGATCTTTTATCTCATTCGACTTGTATTCCAAAGGGCACTTCACACAGTCAATGGAATCTGAAAGAAAATAGTAATAtttctaatattaataatattaataacaacagTAATGATACTACAACTAATAACAACATAATATGAATAATAGTAAAACATCTAATAATACATATAAAGAAAGGGAGGGAAAAGgagactgtgttttttttttgttttgttttttgttttgtgtggtttTACTGATAAGTTTTTACAAGAAAGACTAGGAAAGCTAACTTTTAAACAGGGACATGTGAgaaaacatctgttaaaataaataaatacaccggCACTACGCATACTCAGTTTGTTGTGATCTTAAAATGTGTATTGTACGTTCAGCATTCAACTAATTGTATCATActcaaatattaataataatatgtttcaaAATATTAGCATTTGTCTTTTCATTAATAACTTTCAACTGACCTATCTGATTGCTGATTTCTCCTTCAGCACATGGTATGCAGTCAAAGCAACAAACAGGCTTTCCTTTCTGAACAGCCTTCCGAGTGCCTGGAggacagctctcactgcacactgaTTTAGGTGCCTTGgaaacaattaaacatttttaaagattaaatgtaTTAGAAATAATTGTGTATTTAAGAATTGAACTTactaatatgtttattttatactctTGCTGCCTTCAGTAGATAATAtttgtaatttataaaaatatattattttaaaaagtgaaaaagaCTAATTTTAATGTattctattaaaaataataataatgacctcaCCTTATCCTGATCACCTGCCCAAACAATTCTGACATTATTCATTGTAATCTGATGTCCTGCAGATAAAGATGCATCATACAGACCGACCGTTACATATTCTGATTTGCCTTCTTTATTAAGCTGACAGTTTACTAAGTCATATTTTGCTGCTGGATCCCCATTCTCATCAAAATAAACACTCTCTCCACTCTTGGTAGTGAAATTAACCGTTTTCAGATAATGTAATACCTAAAAGAGAATATATTAGTACAATGGTGCACACATGGATTTCATTTCTGATAGTATTAACATTGTAGTAAAACATAATCCTTTACTGTACCTGCCATGGTTCAATCTTCATGTGGTTTGTACATGTCGTATCTGCAAAAGGTCCATTTTTGCATGTAATCAGATTGTGTATTGAATGCGCTATAGCATACATTGCTTTATAGACATTATTGGTAATCCTCAGTTCAGATACATCAGTGTACTGATTGTTTATTTCACTGAAACTCTCAGATCCTGTGCATGGATTAATTGTCTTTTCTTGAGTAGGCAGGGTGCAACTGAAAACTGTTTCCCAAAACTTGTTCAAACCTGTATTTCCTGGTGTGTAAGATGGACGAACATGTTGTAAAAATCCTTTCAATCCTGTTATTTCTGCATTACTGGTAGCAAATCCAATTGCCCCACCAATCACTCTGTAACTTGCATCTCTTTTATGAGATTCAGCAGAAATCCACGCTTCAGTGCCTACCCACTGAAATCCAGTAACATTCTGAAGCAACAGTTCGTTAACCAGAATTTCAAGATCTATGTCAGCAGTGAAAGCCACAATAACCCTTGATGAGGATTTTTTTATAACGTCTACAGTTTTAATGAATTTTTCTCTTGGATATGTTCTGTAAATAACCTCTGAGTATTCGATGCAGACACCCTGTTTTTGGGCTTCTTGTGCAAAGGTAGCCATCCCTGAGTTGCCATAATCATCATCATTTCTAATTGTCCCAACCCAAGTCCATCCAAAATGCTTCACAAGCTGTGCCAGGGCTCTGCTTTGATAATAATCACTTGGTATGGTTCTGAAAAACGAAGGAAACTCCTTTTTGTTGCCGAGACATGCACATGTAGCAAAATAACTTACCTGTGTTGAAGGAAAATaggaaataacaaaataatttaatttaaaaaaaaaaaactttacttttTGTAAGCAAAAAACATGTAAAAGCTTTGCAGCATTGGCATGTACATTGAAAACTATCAATATACACTAAATATTTAtgtgattttaatacaacaacaagACATTAAGTACAAGTACATACTTTATGTAAATaacatactgtattataaatGTCATCTATTAATGTGTTCTATAAACACTCATTACTGgttgtatttttaattgttttataatgtattatttggtatttttttaaatagttgatACTGTTTATTATAACTACAATATACAAACAGTAGCTTTTAAGACCTCAAAAGTCTATTTTTCAGTTGTACTGTAAGAAAATAAGGcctaatattttcttaatatatcTATTGAGACATGAGAGTGAAAATTACCAGACACAACTaacaatttcaaatcacagtaatcaggctttattatcaacatacaggtaaaattatacagaAAAATTCACTACTTCTAGTTTATGAATTAGCCCTGATACAGAGTAATATAAAGTAAAATTTTAACATTGCAACACTACATAAAGCCTCTCTACCCCTCACCCACAGCTCAAACATTCCTTGACAACCAGCCCCTCCTTATCAGCAACACCTCACTTAACAAAGAACATATCTCACCTCCTCGACAGTTCTCAGAGGACAgagattgaaataagactcctattgcatagcactttcacctGTTCCTAGCAACCATTATATTTATTGAACCAATTCAGTTATCAACAAGAAATAGTTAGTCAATTAATTGATTATTAAGAGTAaattacaaatactaaaattgtCAAAAATACCAGATCTTACAGTACTGTAAGTGGAAATGCAAAGCAATCTCTGAAAAATGAAGGGAACTCAGTTTTTGATAAGGCATGCTCAGGTTGCAGAATAACTTATTAAAAGGAATTAGGAAAACTAAAATAGTTCAACATTAGACCAAatggtatgtatgtgtgtgtatatatatatattagggactGCTTTAAATGTTGTATATCTGTACTATAAAAGTGGTATAATATCTCCTCACTGCCATCCAGTAATGTACAGTTAGTTTTATCCTATAATGCTGTACTTTGTTTACAAATGTTTTACTTTGTGTACTTATCAGACTATTAATATATTgaaagttgattttaaaatatagtaTATTACTCACCATTGGGATTTGAAAAGGTCTAAGAGTTGTTGCGGCTCCTATGCTTGGTGATGACCCAGAATGTCCTATAAAAGCAGGAACAGTAGAGTGTTTGGTGCAGTTGAGTTCCGTTCTTTCTTCCTGTCCATTCACTAGAGCTAATGCTGCTCGTATTGCCAATGGTATGGAACTACAATCGTCATATAACTTGTAGCCCAGAGAAACACCAGGAAGTAGCTCTgaactgttatttatttcttcaatGGCAAAGATCATAGTCTGAGCAAATTGGAATTCTCTGAAATTTAAACTAAGGAAAATTACAGATTAAttataaagattaaaaaaaaaaaaacaactccccTGTTAACAGAGTCATTGGCTCCAATCCAGTCCATTCCTCCCAGGCTCTTTAAGCTTTTTAtagtgatactgttaataaacAGCATGCAGCATTTAAATCAGTAAATGTGATACCAGTCCTGGCTATCACCATTGCGGAAACACAATTTTTGTGAAAAAATCTAGAACTAATATCCCCCCCAGTAATTCTGCATTGGTGGTAATTAGATAACATTCTGTGTACCACTGTACCTGTGAGAACCTTGCTTATTACATCCATTTGATCAATGAAGTCTACAAATCATAAATTCTTTATATAATTACATATATGTACCTGTTGGTCTGTTTGAATGAAGTATACATAAGTACATGCACGTCAATGAAACTATGGAAAGGTTTCATACATACATGATTTCCATGATTAatataatacttttaaaatattgtaattccTTAATACACATTAATACATTTACGAGTACTGTTTATAGcagaacaatattttaaaaagtactgaGTAGTCGgtaacctaataataataataataataataataataataataataataataataataataataataatacaaaatataactcattttaaaatattttctaattTTAACTTACTCTTTGCATTTTAGTGGTTGAGGCATGACGTTGAATGCAGGTTTGACATCTACAAGGTTATCATGTAATGAAAAGATTCCTCCAATTATAATGTCTCCATCCTTTGAAAAAAGAGGCAATTCTGGTCTGCCTTGTAGCCTGCAAACAGAATTCTCCGCCCCTGTTAATAAAGCAGTTAATGCTACTGCGAggagtaacatttcaaaatggtCTTTCTCATCAGACTCATGAAGATATGGTTTCACCTGTATAAATAGTATGTTGTGAAATCACCCGGGACTGAACTATCAAGTTCTTAGTCTCTTTAATTCTCAAAGGTAAATGCAATGTTTGATTGAACCTGCCTGAAGAAAGAACAACCAAATAATAATCATCTATGTCTGAAACTTCAATGAATCTCACTTTGAATTTGCTAGTGGGGTATcgggatgttttgtttttctgttgttttattattttaataatatgaaagcaacaacacatttaaaaaaaatgatataggcTTGGAAAAAGGAGGATGTTCTCTTGCTTACAATTTAACATAATGAAAGCTTGACTGATCACACAGTATGAGTGAGTTTTAATGATTGAATTACAGGTCATATGACAATGTAATGATTACTGTTTAGTATAGAACAACAGTATTCCATTGTTTAGCTTTCTGTGCCTCATCACAGAATGCAGGTATGCAGtcattgttttagtttgtttgcattacaaaatgcagctgcaggtaCACAAGCTCCCTCCTTCCTGGAAGCTTTCTGGCCACTCTATGAACTAAACATCCACCCCCTGCCGCTACTACTATGCCTGCTACAGCAAAGCTGTGGCTGCCATCTGATGTCTGAGCCTGTCCAACAGATTAAACATACTAGTGTTAGCAGAAACAGCAAAACACGCTGATCATAggataataaacagataaataaatattattcaaATGAAGAATGATTCCTTTTTAAAAGGTGTTCGCTGTGTTACTGTGAGTATCAGCCTCTTGCACTCAACTCATGAAAACAGACATGCTGTATAAAAGGGAAGATATTCATTTGTGTTTGCAGCTCCTCGTGAGTGGAATAAGCTTGAAAATCTTGTgacatggggctcccgagtggcgcatccagtaaaggcgctcctcgcaggatgtgccctatagcctggagatcgctggttcgaatccaggctatgtcacagctgaccgtgaccgagagttcctagggggcggcgcacaattggctgagcgctgcccgggtagggagggcttaggtcggcaggggaatccacggctcaccgcgcatcagcgacccctgtggccgatagggcgcctgtggctctgcagcggagccgccagatctgtgttatcctccggcactataggtctggtagcattgctgtggatctgcagtgcgaaaaatgacggcttggaaggagcacgtttcggaggacgcgcgtttcagcctccgtttcctgagtcggtgggggggttgcgagcggtgagccggggatacagataataattgggcatgctaaattgggttgaaaccggggtaaaaataattggcgacgactaaattaaaaaaaaaaaaaaaaaaaaaaaaaaaaaaagaaaatcttgtgacacgacatttttaaaaaaaaggctgcTGTATAATAGAGTACAATACATTGTTCACAAGTCGGTCAGCAAATATGGTATCTTATAAAGACATAAAACACTATACAATATCTATATAACCCTTTGTTTGCCTGCAAGAGTACCAGCTTATATTATCCTCTATGTTTAATCATGTTTAGTTACATTATTATATAAGTATCCACTATGGGGCTCCAAGAATTCCTGTGGTGGTTACTTACATATAAAATTAAAAGAAGACAAGGGTTACCCAATCAGTGTGCTAAATAGCAACAATGCATAGGTGTCATGCAAATTGCTGTATTTAAAGCTTTGTTGGTGCTGTAAATAAAAAGCATTGAAAGTGACTGAAGACATGTTCACATTTAGACTGATACTAAACCATTTGCCTCAAATAGATCATGAATACATTACATGTTGAGTCAAGTCTGATTGTTTTGGGATCAATCAATGACAGTTCATATGAAGTTGGAGAATAGGTGCATGTCAAACAGTGCACAACATGTTATGTGGTATTAATAAAAGTTTGGGGCTAAAGCTCCTAAATTGTTAGTTTCCCCAGCATATGCAAAATAAACAAGtattcatatacagtgccttgcgaaagtattcggcccccttgaactttgcgaccttttgccacatttcaggcttcaaacataaagatatgaaactgtaattttttgtgaagaatcaacaagaagtgggacacaatcatgaagtggaacgaaatttattggatatttcaaacttttttaacaaataaaaaactgaaaaattg
The DNA window shown above is from Acipenser ruthenus chromosome 17, fAciRut3.2 maternal haplotype, whole genome shotgun sequence and carries:
- the LOC131698001 gene encoding extracellular calcium-sensing receptor-like, producing MLLLAVALTALLTGAENSVCRLQGRPELPLFSKDGDIIIGGIFSLHDNLVDVKPAFNVMPQPLKCKDLNFREFQFAQTMIFAIEEINNSSELLPGVSLGYKLYDDCSSIPLAIRAALALVNGQEERTELNCTKHSTVPAFIGHSGSSPSIGAATTLRPFQIPMVSYFATCACLGNKKEFPSFFRTIPSDYYQSRALAQLVKHFGWTWVGTIRNDDDYGNSGMATFAQEAQKQGVCIEYSEVIYRTYPREKFIKTVDVIKKSSSRVIVAFTADIDLEILVNELLLQNVTGFQWVGTEAWISAESHKRDASYRVIGGAIGFATSNAEITGLKGFLQHVRPSYTPGNTGLNKFWETVFSCTLPTQEKTINPCTGSESFSEINNQYTDVSELRITNNVYKAMYAIAHSIHNLITCKNGPFADTTCTNHMKIEPWQVLHYLKTVNFTTKSGESVYFDENGDPAAKYDLVNCQLNKEGKSEYVTVGLYDASLSAGHQITMNNVRIVWAGDQDKAPKSVCSESCPPGTRKAVQKGKPVCCFDCIPCAEGEISNQIDSIDCVKCPLEYKSNEIKDHCILKDIEFLSFGELMGILLATFSLIGACLTTAIAIAFFRYRDTPMVKANNSELSFLLLFSLALCFLCALTFIGQPSEWSCMLRHTAFGITFVLCLSCVLGKTIVVLMVFRSTLPGNNTMKWFGPVQQRLSVFAFTFIQALTCTLWLAMSPPLPHKNMSSYKDRIILECDLGSAAAFYAVLGYIGFLAAMCFVLAFLARKLPDNFNEAKYITFSMLIFCAVWITFIPAYISSPGKYTVAVEIFAILASTFGLLFCIFAPKCYIIILKPEKNTKKHLMGKVPSKSL